The following are encoded in a window of Deltaproteobacteria bacterium genomic DNA:
- the serC gene encoding 3-phosphoserine/phosphohydroxythreonine transaminase, translated as MSQRVYNFNPGPAALPLPVLEEIQAEFLNYKGSGMSITEISHRSPLFEEVITDAGERFQKLLNLPEDYKVLFLQGGASLQFSMVPMNLLRPGRRADYVNTGTWSTKAIKEAQILGNKVNVVASSEDRQFTYIPANISFNEDADYVHITSNNTIRGTQWQEFPDCGDVPLIADMSSDIMGRTFDVRPFGLIYAGAQKNLGPAGVTVVILRQDLLERVPDSLPSMLKYTTYVEKNSLYNTPPCFAIYAVQLVLKWIDETIGGLAEMEELNRKKAKILYDCIDGSEFYRGTAAAESRSFMNVTFRLAEESLEATFVSEALENGLAGLKGHRSVGGCRASIYNATSVAAVEALVSFMTDFERRYG; from the coding sequence ATGAGCCAGAGAGTATACAATTTCAATCCCGGTCCTGCTGCACTGCCCCTGCCGGTGCTGGAAGAGATTCAGGCAGAATTCCTGAATTACAAAGGATCCGGAATGTCCATAACAGAGATCAGTCATCGCTCTCCCCTGTTTGAAGAGGTGATCACTGATGCAGGCGAACGTTTCCAGAAATTGCTGAACTTGCCTGAGGACTACAAGGTGCTCTTTCTCCAGGGCGGCGCCAGCCTGCAATTTTCCATGGTGCCCATGAATCTGCTCCGGCCTGGTCGGAGAGCTGATTATGTGAATACCGGCACCTGGTCAACAAAAGCGATCAAAGAAGCCCAGATCCTTGGCAACAAGGTCAACGTGGTTGCTTCCTCAGAAGATAGGCAGTTCACCTATATCCCGGCAAATATCTCCTTCAACGAGGACGCAGACTACGTGCATATCACCTCGAACAATACCATCCGTGGCACGCAGTGGCAGGAGTTTCCCGACTGCGGGGACGTACCTCTCATTGCCGACATGTCTTCGGACATCATGGGACGCACCTTTGATGTCAGGCCTTTCGGTCTCATATATGCAGGGGCCCAGAAGAACCTAGGGCCTGCCGGGGTGACGGTGGTAATTTTGCGGCAGGACCTGCTGGAACGAGTGCCTGACAGCTTGCCCAGCATGCTCAAGTATACCACCTATGTGGAGAAAAACTCTCTTTACAACACTCCACCCTGTTTTGCCATTTACGCGGTGCAGCTGGTGCTCAAATGGATAGATGAGACCATTGGCGGTCTTGCCGAGATGGAGGAGTTGAACAGGAAGAAGGCGAAAATTCTCTATGACTGCATAGATGGCAGTGAATTCTATCGCGGCACTGCCGCAGCAGAAAGCCGCTCCTTCATGAACGTCACCTTCCGGCTGGCAGAGGAGTCCCTGGAGGCCACCTTTGTGAGCGAGGCCCTGGAAAATGGGCTGGCCGGCCTCAAAGGGCACCGCTCGGTGGGCGGCTGCCGCGCTTCAATCTACAATGCTACCAGTGTGGCAGCAGTAGAGGCTCTGGTCTCTTTCATGACAGACTTCGAGCGCAGGTATGGTTAG
- a CDS encoding 50S ribosomal protein L11 methyltransferase gives MITRSPVGIVLRSREAFPPSHPTTRMCLQFALQVLAERPLRRVLDVGCGSGILAVAALKLGASWAVGVDICPRALQISEENSVRNKVADRLHLVRGSTEAVRGSFDLLFANLPVNLLQAKLSEMVRLARKDGFLILSGFQDVDKPHLEKDLAPRGICPEGWLSADLSFPAIPPSGSYTWMALLARVS, from the coding sequence GTGATTACCAGATCACCGGTGGGTATCGTACTGCGGAGCAGGGAGGCTTTTCCCCCCAGCCATCCGACTACGCGGATGTGTCTGCAATTTGCTCTGCAAGTATTGGCCGAGCGACCTCTGAGACGAGTCCTGGATGTGGGCTGCGGCAGCGGCATCCTGGCAGTGGCAGCCCTGAAGCTGGGTGCAAGCTGGGCGGTGGGAGTGGATATCTGCCCGCGTGCCCTGCAGATTAGCGAAGAAAACAGCGTGCGCAACAAGGTGGCAGATAGGCTGCACCTGGTGCGTGGTTCCACCGAAGCTGTGCGCGGCAGCTTCGATCTACTGTTTGCCAACCTGCCCGTCAATCTACTGCAAGCAAAACTTTCTGAAATGGTAAGACTGGCCAGGAAAGACGGCTTCCTCATTCTTTCAGGATTTCAGGATGTGGACAAACCTCATCTAGAAAAGGATTTGGCCCCCCGGGGCATCTGTCCAGAAGGCTGGCTCAGTGCTGATTTGAGTTTTCCGGCAATCCCTCCCTCGGGAAGCTACACCTGGATGGCTCTCCTTGCCCGGGTTTCTTGA
- a CDS encoding DNA-directed RNA polymerase subunit omega: MARITVEDCLQKVSNRFMLVHLAAKRVIQLRKGAKPLVEAPKNREVVLALREIAAGKVDFTQVQQFEQEQVAAESTFTPLPTPEGGQQDDEEKSAAEEPAADSASPAEESTDEAADKTAAEAASEDRAKDSSTE, translated from the coding sequence ATGGCACGTATTACAGTTGAAGATTGTTTGCAGAAGGTAAGCAACCGCTTTATGCTGGTGCATCTCGCAGCCAAGCGCGTTATACAGCTCCGAAAAGGCGCAAAACCGCTGGTTGAGGCACCAAAGAACAGGGAAGTAGTCCTGGCTTTGAGAGAGATTGCTGCAGGAAAGGTGGATTTCACTCAGGTGCAACAATTCGAGCAGGAACAGGTTGCCGCCGAGTCAACCTTCACGCCTCTGCCCACGCCAGAAGGGGGGCAGCAGGATGATGAAGAAAAGTCCGCAGCAGAGGAGCCAGCTGCTGACAGCGCATCCCCGGCCGAGGAATCTACAGATGAAGCAGCAGACAAGACAGCAGCGGAGGCAGCCTCTGAAGACAGAGCAAAAGACAGCTCCACTGAATAG
- a CDS encoding SRPBCC family protein, with amino-acid sequence MADNEGPVVNLEWQRGKITAHLGVRAEAERVWQVLTAFEQMPARLSGLKKSRVLAREDSRYLVEQKSRVRVPLLNISFGVLLEIEEDKPFLHFRQKHGSFASFSGVWEVRPNSNGKGSIIYYKLNVQMRRHPASWFEKLYLGKIIRQNLEELAVWIEEEGAL; translated from the coding sequence ATGGCAGACAATGAAGGTCCAGTGGTGAACCTAGAATGGCAGAGGGGGAAAATTACTGCCCACCTTGGGGTAAGAGCTGAGGCCGAGAGGGTCTGGCAGGTGCTCACTGCATTCGAGCAAATGCCTGCCCGTTTGAGCGGTCTGAAAAAGAGCAGGGTGCTGGCCAGAGAAGACAGCCGCTACCTGGTTGAACAGAAGAGCAGGGTCAGAGTGCCTCTGCTTAACATTTCTTTTGGAGTGCTCCTGGAGATAGAGGAAGACAAACCTTTTTTGCACTTCCGGCAGAAACATGGCTCTTTTGCCAGTTTCTCAGGAGTCTGGGAGGTGCGTCCCAACAGCAACGGAAAAGGCAGCATTATTTACTACAAATTGAATGTGCAGATGCGACGGCACCCCGCTTCCTGGTTCGAGAAGCTCTATCTCGGCAAGATAATCAGGCAAAATCTCGAGGAGCTGGCAGTGTGGATCGAAGAAGAGGGAGCTTTGTGA